Proteins encoded in a region of the Zea mays cultivar B73 chromosome 2, Zm-B73-REFERENCE-NAM-5.0, whole genome shotgun sequence genome:
- the LOC124188254 gene encoding uncharacterized LOC124188254, with product MVRRRNPSIIEGSEGEMDNQIESEEEIHEKRPRLFQTGPVNRQAQGDSESSARPQTVHATRGERFPSLRRKFAGQCPRRVADPNADEPASDDDGKKDDVVALPPDDAPLIRDLVLHRAKARRNPNEPQMDYSAGSNSLLQYIRYENPMKWARDNRIDGHRFWNLFHVDFYNSVIMTKKHQPIIKQRSINWAECEQMRDKEMTRALRACEAKGMKNIMLFSYDWNDEVIAQFYSTLWVKLSSDDLGAYAYPYMNFNIEGQWYKVSYRRFAHILGFTDSEIHPDRRCIHNYSLPPRAEVIDMHVVPTDDMWKTTNLQGYYRYLNSMFRATLIPKGGNQVNVHGESHVLLYFMKPNKNFRINVFDMIWKEIIHASWNTSKGCVHAPFIMKMIEVVSQTYFQKDSKHVKYTPYWIDPNNPAGRSKRAPTSAEPGASSSSSEEPAPAPPLHPSSSRAAAASRPMSRGDRGKQGGLKALLKKGFNAMFAIYRENSIHTAELVRRTMELDQNFRRHVAGQPLLPVRPYNPPPPMADTLDQWHQQTYGVPFSASDQEISEDEPVTPPAASASVPPTPAASASVPPPPASAPDLGTYFFGDPSGGHGPYGGW from the coding sequence ATGGTCCGCAGAAGAAATCCGTCCATTATTGAGGGAAGCGAAGGTGAAATGGACAATCAAATCGAAAGTGaagaagaaattcatgagaaacGTCCTCGCCTCTTTCAAACCGGTCCAGTCAACAGGCAGGCTCAAGGTGACAGTGAGAGCAGCGCTCGGCCCCAAACTGTTCACGCAACAAGAGGTGAGAGATTTCCCTCTCTTCGGCGAAAATTCGCAGGGCAATGCCCTCGCCGTGTGGCAGATCCAAATGCGGATGAACCAGCTAGTGATGATGATGGTAAAAAAGATGATGTTGTAGCACTTCCTCCGGATGATGCTCCTCTCATTAGGGATCTTGTGCTACACAGGGCCAAAGCCCGTCGTAATCCAAATGAACCTCAAATGGATTACAGTGCGGGCAGCAACAGTTTGCTTCAATACATAAGGTATGAAAATCCAATGAAGTGGGCAAGAGATAATCGAATTGACGGTCACAGATTTTGGAATCTCTTTCATGTGGACTTCTACAACTCAGTAATCATGACTAAGAAGCACCAACCTATCATCAAACAAAGATCTATAAATTGGGCTGAATGTGAGCAGATGAGAGATAAGGAAATGACTAGAGCTCTGCGAGCATGTGAGGCTAAAGGAATGAAGAACATCATGCTTTTCTCTTATGATTGGAACGACGAAGTGATAGCCCAATTTTACTCAACTCTATGGGTGAAGCTGAGCAGTGATGATTTGGGTGCCTATGCCTATCCATACATGAATTTCAACATTGAAGGACAGTGGTATAAGGTGAGCTACCGGCGCTTTGCTCATATTCTTGGGTTCACTGATTCTGAGATCCATCCTGATCGTAGATGCATCCACAACTATTCTCTTCCACCTCGTGCCGAAGTAATTGACATGCATGTGGTGCCTACTGACGACATGTGGAAAACTACAAATCTGCAAGGTTATTACAGGTATCTCAACTCCATGTTCCGTGCCACTCTCATTCCTAAGGGAGGAAATCAAGTGAATGTGCATGGTGAAAGTCACGTTCTCCTTTACTTCATGAAGCCAAATAAGAATTTTAGAATTaatgtgtttgacatgatctggAAAGAAATTATCCATGCCTCTTGGAACACATCTAAAGGGTGTGTGCATGCTCCTTTCATAATGAAAATGATTGAAGTGGTGTCTCAAACTTATTTTCAAAAGGACAGCAAGCATGTCAAGTACACACCTTATTGGATTGATCCAAACAACCCAGCCGGCAGATCAAAAAGGGCACCCACCTCAGCTGAGCCTGGAGCTTCTTCTTCATCCTCCGAAGAACCTGCTCCAGCTCCACCTCttcatccctcttcttctcgggcTGCCGCTGCCTCTCGCCCCATGAGCCGTGGTGACCGAGGTAAGCAAGGAGGTCTTAAAGCTTTACTCAAGAAGGGGTTCAATGCCATGTTTGCCATATATCGAGAGAACTCAATTCACACAGCTGAGCTTGTACGAAGAACAATGGAGTTGGATCAGAATTTTAGACGTCATGTCGCTGGTCAACCGTTGCTTCCAGTTCGTCCGTATAATCCTCCACCTCCTATGGCCGACACTCTTGATCAGTGGCATCAACAAACTTATGGAGTTCCCTTCAGTGCGTCCGACCAAGAAATCTCTGAGGATGAACCAGTTACTCCTCCTGCTGCTTCTGCTTCAGTTCCTCCTACTCCTGCTGCTTCTGCTTCAGTTCCTCCTCCTCCTGCTTCCGCTCCAGACTTGGGCACCTACTTCTTTGGTGATCCTAGTGGTGGTCATGGTCCCTATGGTGGGTGGTGA